A genome region from Scleropages formosus chromosome 6, fSclFor1.1, whole genome shotgun sequence includes the following:
- the LOC108927255 gene encoding protein CutA homolog, with translation MAGVPSGRVEWVCQRCLRESIAQPLCRPAFVLVFLAMLLSLTMYPVLKSLGLHLHSALTGSYVPGHHSILLVSCPNEQVAKSIARDIMEKRLAASINILPRAFVMYFWKGEIQDATEILLLAKTRTSKIQELTEFIKSVHPYGVPEVLSIPVEQGNLPYMKWMDDAVPDD, from the exons ATGGCGGGCGTGCCGAGCGGCAGAGTGGAGTGGGTCTGTCAGCGCTGTCTGCGGGAGTCCATAGCTCAGCCGCTGTGCCGCCCCGCATTCGTACTCGTTTTCCTG GCAATGCTGCTTAGCCTGACTATGTACCCCGTGCTGAAGAGTCTGGGACTCCATTTACATTCAGCACTGACAGGAAGCTATGTGCCAGGCCACCACTCCATTCTCCTCGTCAGCTGCCCCAATGAGCAAGTGGCCAAAAGCATCGCCAG AGACATAATGGAGAAGAGACTGGCTGCCTCCATCAACATATTACCCAGGGCTTTTGTCAT GTACTTCTGGAAGGGTGAAATTCAGGATGCCACAGAAATCCTTTTG TTGGCAAAAACAAGAACTTCCAAAATTCAAGAGCTTACAGAGTTTATAAA GTCAGTTCACCCATATGGGGTTCCTGAGGTCCTCAGCATCCCTGTGGAACAAGGCAATCTACCATACATGAAGTGGATGGATGATGCTGTCCCTGATGATTGA